The candidate division WOR-3 bacterium DNA window GATGATTACGGGCAGGAAGTACCTGAAGGTGTGTATTTTATACAGTTTTTATGTAATGGTCACAAATCGACCGAAAAAATTGTAAAAATAAAGTAAATAAAATTCTACGTTAATTATTCTACCCCCGGTGACCAATCCGGGGCATTGGCGGTAAGCACGCTGGTCAATTTTCTTTTTCGGGAACCATCCCAGTTCATTGTATAAAGCTCATATCGCCCGCTGCGGTTTGAAGTAAAGACAATGTGTAAACCGTCCGGAGACCAGGACGGTTCCTCGTTGTTTCCCTCAAAGGTGAGACGAATGGGCGAAAAATCATACGGATCAGTAATGTAGATCTGCTGAGAATTATCTTCTTCACGGGATACATAAGCGATAATATCTCCGCGCGGAGACCAGGCCGGTGAGGTGTTATAATCGCCGTGATAGGTCAAACGTCGGACATTCCCGCCGTGAATATCCATAACATAAATCTGGGGATTGCCGCTTCGGTCTGAAACAAAGGCTATTTCCCGGCTGTTCGGTGAAAATGTCGGTGAGGTGTCGATCGCCCGATTATGCGTCAATCGGCTCAACTTCTTTGTCTGCAAATCCAGAAGATATATCTCGGCGTTCCCGTCTTTTGTCAAAGAAAGGCAGATCTTGGTGCCGTCCGGAGACCAGCACGGCGCGAAGTTGAGCCCCCGAAAGGTTGAGATCGTCGTTATTTTTTTCTTCACAAGATCAAAGAGATAAATAACCAGACGATCGCGGGAATGTGATGAAAAGAGAAGCCGTTTGCTGTCAGGCGCCCACGCCGGAAAAAGATTGTATCTGCCGTTCTTGGTAAGCGGTGTAAAATTGAAACCGTCGTAGTCGATCATCGCCAGTTCCTTGCCGGTTGAGGTCCTGTAAGAAAAAGCGATCCTGGTGCCGGCGATTCCTTTTTCTCCGGTCAGCGCCTCGACGATGTCGTCGGAAATTTTATGGGCGATGCTCCTGAGTTCGCCGACGATTTCATAGGAATTCTGTGTGATTATTTCGTGACTCGGAAAATCCTCAAGGGTGATGGAAAGCACGGAACCGTTCCCTTCTCCCTTGAGAACAACCGCCTGATTTTCCTTCTCAGGAACCGCACTGGTGTCAGCATAGATATCAAAATAGAGTGAATATTCCAGATCGTTCTTTATGACTATCTCGATATTCTTTATCCGGGTCAGCTCCTCATCTGACGTATTATCAGA harbors:
- the tolB gene encoding Tol-Pal system beta propeller repeat protein TolB, which encodes MFDRPVKIRFKRFFIVIIFCLSLSSAQDVYLRLTDYGGGKINIVFTPFSSSDNTSDEELTRIKNIEIVIKNDLEYSLYFDIYADTSAVPEKENQAVVLKGEGNGSVLSITLEDFPSHEIITQNSYEIVGELRSIAHKISDDIVEALTGEKGIAGTRIAFSYRTSTGKELAMIDYDGFNFTPLTKNGRYNLFPAWAPDSKRLLFSSHSRDRLVIYLFDLVKKKITTISTFRGLNFAPCWSPDGTKICLSLTKDGNAEIYLLDLQTKKLSRLTHNRAIDTSPTFSPNSREIAFVSDRSGNPQIYVMDIHGGNVRRLTYHGDYNTSPAWSPRGDIIAYVSREEDNSQQIYITDPYDFSPIRLTFEGNNEEPSWSPDGLHIVFTSNRSGRYELYTMNWDGSRKRKLTSVLTANAPDWSPGVE